The nucleotide window CCGGACCGACCGATCCGAACCTTAGGAGGCTCATCCGCTACCTTAGGAAGAAGTCAAACGAGGAAGGGGTTAAGATATGGAAGGACATAGCTTGGCGCCTTGAGAGGCCAAGAAGGCAGAGGGCTGAAGTGAACGTCAGCAAGATAAACCGCTACACCAAGGATGGCGATATGGTCGTTGTTCCGGGAAGCGTCCTCGGTGCCGGCAAAATTGACCATAGGGTCATTGTTGCCGCTTGGAAGTTCAGCGAAACTGCTAGGAGAAAGATAATCGAAGCAGGTGGAGAAGCCATCACGATTGAGGAGCTCGTTGAGAGGAACCCAAAGGGAAGTGGAGTAATCATAATGGAGTGATGTGCCATG belongs to Pyrococcus yayanosii CH1 and includes:
- a CDS encoding 50S ribosomal protein L18e, which produces MKRTGPTDPNLRRLIRYLRKKSNEEGVKIWKDIAWRLERPRRQRAEVNVSKINRYTKDGDMVVVPGSVLGAGKIDHRVIVAAWKFSETARRKIIEAGGEAITIEELVERNPKGSGVIIME